A single region of the Acidobacteriota bacterium genome encodes:
- a CDS encoding sigma-70 family RNA polymerase sigma factor: MAKETAPQKESSHETHSQPGLTQLLVDWRNGNRQALDAILPLVYAELRRIAIGRLRLERPGHTLQPTALVHEAYLRLIEQDRVDWKNRAQFFGIAAEMMRRILINHAVAKQAEKRGGDAVKVSLSVVDYVFHNQQDIDVLALDEAMKKLAVFDPRKSRIVELKFFGGLSIEEIAEVLEISHATVEREWAMARAWLYREITK, translated from the coding sequence ATGGCAAAAGAGACCGCACCGCAAAAAGAGAGTTCGCATGAAACCCATTCGCAACCGGGACTGACGCAACTTTTAGTTGACTGGCGAAACGGCAACCGACAGGCTCTCGATGCCATCCTGCCGCTGGTCTACGCAGAGCTTCGTCGCATCGCTATCGGCAGATTGCGTCTGGAACGTCCCGGTCACACCTTGCAACCAACGGCGCTGGTTCACGAAGCCTATTTGCGGCTCATCGAACAAGACCGTGTAGACTGGAAAAACCGCGCCCAGTTTTTCGGCATCGCGGCGGAAATGATGCGGCGCATTCTCATCAACCATGCGGTTGCCAAACAGGCGGAAAAACGCGGCGGCGATGCGGTCAAAGTTTCTCTGAGTGTGGTCGATTACGTCTTTCACAACCAACAGGACATCGACGTTCTGGCGCTCGATGAAGCCATGAAAAAACTCGCGGTCTTTGACCCGCGCAAAAGTCGCATCGTCGAACTCAAATTTTTCGGCGGCTTGTCCATCGAAGAGATTGCCGAAGTCCTGGAAATATCCCACGCAACGGTCGAACGCGAATGGGCGATGGCGCGCGCCTGGCTTTATCGGGAAATTACCAAATAG